A DNA window from Nitrososphaerota archaeon contains the following coding sequences:
- a CDS encoding gamma-glutamyltransferase family protein → MAPSKTIRAEHAAVASEQPLATLAAYDVLKRGGNAFDAAVATSFTLAVTFHPAGGLGGDFFGMLYEAKTGEVHCLNGSGWAPSGLTLDLVKSMGNDIPQFGPLTCMVPGFVAGVWEMHRKLGTEDFGKLLSQPLEYASAGFPAGDGICRSVEGAYSELSKEAKAVFAPKGRPLAPGDRVRQENLGRVISEVAALGPDGFYSGWPASKVSDTMEDLGVEWKKEDLRDFKPEWVEPLKLDYRGTTVYEMPPNSMGATCLLMLKLLEDKGLSKTGPLSRQRIQTTMGAVLTAYSRRDAILGDPRFSNIDLTKFMEADGQSEFPRSRISPGDTTVFSIVDAEGNLVSGIQSLFNHFGSRVFVPECGIMLNNRGRGFSLSGPNSVQPRKRPLNTLSSMLLERDGRPYMAIGTSGGDYRPLQHTLFVTNAVDYGMPLEQVVGHPRFLWGGAKSLLIEAGYETPTSGGYDLQWLPMPGRTGVCQGVEISENYRKAVCDPRGDGIPAGY, encoded by the coding sequence TTGGCACCCAGCAAGACAATCAGAGCCGAGCACGCTGCGGTGGCGAGCGAGCAACCCCTAGCAACCCTCGCCGCCTATGACGTTCTTAAGAGAGGTGGAAACGCCTTCGACGCAGCAGTCGCGACGAGCTTCACCCTCGCAGTAACGTTCCATCCTGCCGGCGGTCTGGGAGGTGATTTCTTCGGCATGCTCTACGAAGCGAAGACTGGCGAAGTCCACTGTCTGAACGGCAGCGGCTGGGCCCCTTCCGGGCTGACTCTCGACCTGGTGAAATCAATGGGGAACGACATCCCCCAGTTCGGCCCCCTCACCTGCATGGTCCCCGGGTTCGTGGCCGGGGTCTGGGAGATGCACCGGAAACTGGGGACCGAAGATTTCGGGAAGCTCCTCTCACAACCCCTCGAATACGCTTCTGCCGGATTCCCCGCAGGAGACGGGATCTGCCGGTCGGTTGAAGGAGCCTACTCCGAGCTGTCCAAGGAAGCGAAAGCCGTCTTCGCCCCGAAGGGAAGACCTCTGGCTCCCGGAGACCGGGTCCGACAGGAGAACCTGGGCAGGGTCATCTCAGAGGTCGCAGCCCTTGGGCCCGACGGCTTCTACTCAGGCTGGCCAGCGTCGAAGGTCAGCGACACCATGGAGGATCTTGGCGTCGAATGGAAAAAGGAGGACCTCCGCGACTTCAAACCTGAATGGGTCGAGCCCCTCAAGCTCGATTACAGAGGCACAACCGTCTACGAGATGCCCCCCAACAGTATGGGCGCGACATGTCTCTTGATGCTCAAGCTACTTGAGGACAAAGGCCTTTCGAAAACCGGCCCTCTGTCCCGCCAGAGAATCCAGACCACAATGGGGGCTGTCCTGACGGCGTATTCGCGCAGGGACGCAATCCTTGGTGATCCGAGGTTCTCCAACATCGACCTTACGAAGTTCATGGAGGCCGACGGTCAGTCCGAATTTCCAAGGAGCAGGATCAGCCCCGGAGATACCACTGTCTTCTCCATTGTCGACGCCGAAGGCAATCTCGTCTCCGGCATCCAGAGCCTCTTCAACCATTTCGGGTCTCGAGTCTTCGTCCCCGAGTGCGGGATCATGCTCAACAACCGAGGGAGAGGCTTCAGCCTGTCCGGGCCGAACTCCGTTCAGCCCCGGAAGCGTCCCCTCAACACCCTCTCTTCGATGCTCCTCGAGCGCGACGGCAGACCCTACATGGCGATAGGGACCAGCGGAGGAGACTACCGCCCCCTGCAGCACACGCTCTTCGTCACGAACGCAGTTGACTACGGAATGCCCCTCGAGCAGGTGGTAGGACACCCCAGGTTCCTCTGGGGTGGAGCCAAGAGTCTCCTCATTGAGGCGGGATACGAAACGCCCACTTCGGGAGGGTACGACCTCCAATGGCTTCCCATGCCAGGAAGGACAGGGGTCTGCCAGGGGGTCGAGATCTCCGAGAACTATCGCAAAGCTGTCTGCGACCCGCGAGGGGACGGCATCCCGGCCGGATACTGA
- a CDS encoding GNAT family N-acetyltransferase: MKTESPEPHVHGARSSKQLSKATWPDFEEFFAANNGVWGGCWCMFFHAPEKWDVKQYQRNRKAKHSLVNEGHAHGTLVYCGQDPVGWCQFGPKEELPRIDRRKGYTPTANDIWRITCFFISRTHRKMGFAELAVKESVASMKDLGVTSIEAYPVEGKLSASLLWSGTPKLFEEAGFSPVRPLGKSSWVYSLSTR, encoded by the coding sequence ATGAAGACGGAGTCTCCGGAGCCCCACGTGCACGGTGCGCGCTCATCCAAACAGCTCTCCAAAGCAACCTGGCCGGACTTCGAGGAGTTCTTCGCCGCCAACAACGGGGTCTGGGGAGGGTGCTGGTGCATGTTCTTCCACGCACCGGAAAAGTGGGACGTCAAGCAGTACCAGAGGAACAGGAAGGCGAAGCACTCCCTGGTGAACGAAGGGCACGCCCACGGGACCCTTGTCTACTGCGGCCAGGACCCGGTCGGCTGGTGCCAGTTCGGCCCCAAGGAGGAGCTGCCGAGGATCGACCGAAGGAAGGGGTACACCCCGACGGCCAACGACATCTGGCGGATCACCTGCTTCTTCATCTCAAGGACCCACAGGAAGATGGGCTTCGCAGAACTTGCGGTGAAAGAATCGGTCGCATCCATGAAAGACCTCGGCGTGACGAGCATAGAGGCCTATCCGGTCGAAGGCAAGCTGTCCGCCTCCCTCCTGTGGAGCGGGACTCCGAAGCTATTCGAAGAGGCAGGCTTCTCCCCCGTCCGTCCACTGGGGAAGAGCAGCTGGGTCTATTCGCTCAGCACGCGTTAG
- a CDS encoding ArsR family transcriptional regulator translates to MGQSELDAVLGTVENPIRRRIIARLSQEPNYQLQLSKELGLSQQLVAKHLVTMEDAGLVSTMLEDSPRGPQRKEYLLKKSFSVTIDLAPSWFRARIFSFGAVPGANEPGEHSQVMAQVNDALRYPEEASKIRPLAQMIAEVDRKLHEMEEQRAVLLYLRGLALKEAAKATTSLGTADRKKVLRYIMREQRDGIGDMSASLGLQQRVVGEILEEIEEDLNASD, encoded by the coding sequence GTGGGTCAATCTGAGTTAGACGCAGTATTGGGGACGGTGGAGAATCCCATAAGAAGGAGGATAATCGCTCGGTTGAGCCAGGAGCCCAACTACCAGCTGCAGCTGTCGAAGGAGCTGGGCCTGAGTCAGCAGCTGGTCGCCAAGCACCTGGTTACCATGGAGGACGCGGGCCTCGTGAGCACCATGCTCGAGGACAGTCCGAGGGGACCTCAGAGGAAGGAGTACCTGCTGAAGAAGAGCTTCTCGGTGACGATCGACCTAGCCCCAAGTTGGTTCAGGGCGCGGATCTTCTCTTTCGGGGCGGTTCCGGGCGCCAATGAGCCGGGGGAGCACAGCCAGGTGATGGCTCAGGTAAACGACGCGCTGAGGTACCCGGAGGAAGCTTCGAAGATCAGGCCGCTGGCGCAGATGATTGCCGAGGTTGACAGGAAGCTCCACGAAATGGAGGAGCAGAGGGCGGTACTGCTGTATCTCCGGGGCCTGGCGCTGAAGGAAGCCGCGAAGGCGACGACGTCCCTTGGCACCGCAGACAGGAAGAAGGTGCTCAGGTACATCATGAGGGAGCAGAGGGACGGGATAGGGGACATGTCTGCGTCGCTCGGCCTTCAGCAGAGGGTCGTCGGTGAGATTCTGGAAGAGATAGAAGAAGACCTAAACGCTTCAGACTAA
- a CDS encoding proline dehydrogenase family protein has product MGLKELFLLGLAKRWISGVDLDSAVKDAQKANARGMGAVVNFLGEEITDPTAADAATDEYLRLQQAIADKGVRGFVSLKLTQLGLGADESGAAARFEKVAANAGKLNQALWVDMEGSKFTDDTIAMYARTLERHRNLGIALQAYMRRSEADLKHLLDLGAMVRLVKGAYRESREVVFPSRKEVSANYGRLLAMLFEGGDRFAVGTHDSALIDEAKKLAGSSHAEFEFEMLKGIRDELKRELVGSGYSLSEYLPYGDRWFAYSKRRITEHPSNVWLLLRSLV; this is encoded by the coding sequence TTGGGACTCAAGGAACTGTTCCTTCTAGGACTGGCGAAGCGCTGGATTTCGGGGGTGGACCTCGATTCCGCCGTGAAGGACGCCCAGAAGGCCAACGCCAGGGGAATGGGTGCAGTAGTGAACTTTCTTGGAGAGGAGATCACCGACCCCACTGCTGCGGACGCGGCCACAGACGAATACCTCAGGCTGCAGCAGGCCATCGCGGACAAGGGAGTCAGAGGGTTTGTTTCCCTCAAACTTACACAGCTGGGCCTCGGAGCCGACGAGTCGGGAGCAGCGGCACGGTTCGAGAAGGTGGCAGCAAACGCAGGGAAACTGAACCAGGCCCTGTGGGTGGACATGGAAGGCTCCAAGTTCACCGATGATACCATCGCCATGTACGCGAGAACTCTGGAACGCCATCGGAACCTGGGAATCGCTCTCCAGGCGTACATGAGACGGAGCGAGGCCGACCTCAAGCACCTCTTGGACCTGGGTGCGATGGTCAGGCTCGTCAAGGGAGCCTATCGTGAGAGCAGGGAGGTAGTGTTCCCAAGCAGGAAGGAAGTCTCTGCCAACTACGGCAGGCTGTTGGCGATGCTCTTCGAAGGAGGCGACAGGTTCGCTGTGGGCACCCACGACTCCGCCCTCATCGACGAGGCGAAGAAGCTCGCGGGGTCTAGTCACGCTGAATTCGAGTTCGAGATGCTCAAGGGCATCCGCGACGAGCTGAAGCGAGAGCTGGTTGGTTCGGGATACAGCCTTTCGGAGTACCTCCCCTATGGGGACAGGTGGTTCGCCTACTCCAAGAGGAGGATAACCGAGCACCCGAGCAACGTCTGGCTCCTGCTCCGGTCGCTGGTCTGA
- a CDS encoding Xaa-Pro peptidase family protein — protein sequence MSPKTEHRRLDKILTDYGETGGVVTPKASYAARLARLRENLSAVDLDGVVIVPGPNMQYFTGVESLLLERPFMLLVTREGGANLVAPALEAGPYRECPMPLAIHSWTDSQGSAGAISEASSSARLGGRWGVEGKVPFLFLSKLMRLGATKFEDAEPVLQGLREVKDETEVGLLKKSAEILGKSFEGFPDLIKDGVAEAWLAKAATELIYTNGASKVDAMLVQSGARAADPHSLPSSKKVRRGESIIFDVGATFEGYYADITRTFCIGAARDVEKVYQKVLEAEEGAILAGAEGVEVGKVDGAAREVLTRAGLGEYFIHRTGHGLGLEVHEAPYIIEGGREKLRRGMCYTVEPGVYRRGRLGVRIEDDVLVEGRKGVVTTDTPKEFGWWK from the coding sequence TTGAGTCCCAAGACGGAGCATCGCCGACTGGACAAGATATTAACGGATTATGGCGAGACTGGTGGCGTGGTGACACCGAAGGCGAGCTATGCGGCGCGGCTGGCACGGCTAAGGGAGAACCTGTCGGCTGTCGACCTCGACGGCGTGGTAATCGTGCCAGGACCGAACATGCAATACTTCACTGGAGTCGAGTCGCTCCTCCTGGAAAGGCCGTTCATGCTCCTCGTCACGAGGGAGGGAGGCGCGAACCTGGTTGCGCCTGCGCTGGAGGCGGGGCCCTACAGGGAGTGTCCGATGCCCCTGGCGATTCACTCGTGGACGGATTCCCAGGGGTCGGCGGGTGCCATCAGCGAGGCGTCAAGTTCGGCTAGGCTCGGTGGGAGGTGGGGGGTCGAGGGGAAGGTCCCGTTCCTCTTTCTGAGCAAGCTGATGAGGTTGGGCGCGACGAAGTTTGAGGACGCGGAGCCGGTTCTGCAGGGGCTGAGGGAGGTCAAAGACGAAACCGAGGTAGGACTCCTAAAGAAGTCGGCGGAGATACTCGGCAAGTCGTTCGAAGGATTTCCTGACCTGATCAAGGACGGAGTCGCAGAGGCCTGGCTGGCGAAGGCGGCCACCGAACTGATCTACACGAATGGGGCGAGCAAGGTCGATGCGATGCTGGTCCAGTCTGGGGCGAGGGCGGCGGACCCCCACTCCCTTCCGTCCTCCAAGAAGGTCAGGAGAGGGGAGAGCATCATCTTCGACGTCGGGGCCACCTTCGAGGGATACTACGCGGACATCACACGGACTTTCTGTATCGGGGCGGCCCGCGACGTTGAGAAGGTCTACCAGAAGGTCCTCGAAGCGGAGGAAGGTGCTATCCTGGCAGGGGCGGAGGGCGTCGAGGTGGGGAAGGTTGACGGGGCAGCCAGGGAAGTGCTGACCAGGGCGGGGCTGGGGGAGTATTTCATTCATAGGACTGGCCACGGATTAGGGCTCGAGGTCCACGAAGCCCCGTACATCATCGAAGGGGGTAGGGAGAAGCTCAGGAGGGGGATGTGCTACACAGTCGAGCCCGGGGTCTATCGGAGAGGAAGGCTGGGGGTGCGCATCGAGGACGACGTGCTGGTCGAGGGGAGGAAGGGGGTCGTGACCACGGACACCCCGAAGGAATTCGGCTGGTGGAAGTAG
- a CDS encoding Lrp/AsnC ligand binding domain-containing protein — MAKFQKAFILLRVAPGHEKKVLDDLMKVSEVKEAHIVPGEWDILAVVESQKEIIVPSDERIYRIILDKVSKIKYIKDTQTLVSQFSKTK, encoded by the coding sequence ATGGCAAAATTCCAGAAAGCCTTCATCCTCCTTAGGGTGGCCCCCGGCCACGAGAAGAAGGTCCTCGACGACCTCATGAAGGTGTCGGAAGTCAAGGAGGCACACATAGTTCCCGGAGAATGGGACATCCTGGCCGTGGTCGAGTCCCAGAAGGAGATAATCGTCCCGAGCGACGAACGAATCTATCGGATAATCCTGGACAAGGTCTCGAAGATCAAGTACATCAAGGACACTCAGACCCTGGTCTCCCAGTTCTCGAAGACGAAGTAG
- the polX gene encoding DNA polymerase/3'-5' exonuclease PolX — MKNQEVAGVLDRLGDLVEANGEDRFKVIAYHRAATSIRNMEEDVEELWRQQRLEEIKYVGEGIARKIDEYLSTGKLRILQDLQAKTPPGVPLLMKVQGVGPRIAHRLSHELGITSVEELKKALETGRLDSEFGASARASFLTGIEKLQSFEKRMLLPEAEGVFQKLSAYFGALGIQVGMAGSLRRGKSTVGDLDLLSTDGRVMEAMKRCPGVAQVLESGPKRTSVKLEEGEQVDVRLFSEDEYGAALMYFTGSKDHNIALRNLAIEKGWKLNEYGLFDKGAKRVAGRTEEEVYAKLGLGYIPPELRENHGEIDAAREGKLPDLVKLDDLKGDVQMHTTWSDGSASLEEMALAGKERGYEYVAVTDHSVSVRVANGLTEERFRKQWNEIESLNDKLAPFRVLRAVEVEIKSDGSLDFDRKFLDEFDLVGASLHQNFRQDAQKLTERAVKALSHPSVDFLCHPTNRLIGRREGNPIDLGKVIKTAKDNGKSLEIDGSPKRLDMDEVWGRKAMEEGVPIVIDSDAHGVGELDNVGYGVTVARRAWVGAKSVMNAKSLKGLLNSVS, encoded by the coding sequence ATGAAGAACCAGGAGGTTGCAGGGGTGCTCGACAGGCTCGGGGACCTGGTGGAGGCCAACGGGGAGGACCGGTTCAAGGTCATCGCGTACCATCGCGCCGCGACGAGTATCCGGAACATGGAGGAGGACGTGGAGGAGCTCTGGAGGCAGCAGAGGCTGGAGGAGATCAAGTACGTCGGAGAGGGGATAGCGAGGAAAATCGACGAGTATCTCAGCACAGGGAAGCTGCGGATCCTGCAGGACTTGCAGGCGAAGACGCCTCCGGGGGTGCCGCTCCTGATGAAGGTCCAGGGAGTGGGGCCGAGAATTGCGCATAGGCTTTCCCACGAGCTCGGAATCACGAGCGTCGAGGAGCTGAAGAAGGCCCTTGAGACCGGGAGGCTGGACAGCGAATTCGGCGCTAGCGCCAGAGCGTCGTTTCTGACAGGGATCGAGAAGCTTCAGAGCTTCGAGAAGAGGATGCTGCTCCCCGAGGCGGAGGGGGTCTTCCAGAAGCTGTCGGCCTACTTCGGAGCCCTCGGCATTCAGGTGGGGATGGCGGGGAGTCTGAGGAGGGGGAAGAGCACGGTGGGTGACCTGGACCTCCTCTCGACCGACGGTCGGGTGATGGAGGCGATGAAGAGGTGCCCCGGGGTCGCCCAGGTGTTGGAGAGCGGGCCCAAGCGCACCAGTGTGAAGCTAGAGGAGGGCGAGCAGGTGGACGTCCGGCTGTTCAGCGAGGACGAGTACGGGGCCGCATTGATGTACTTCACGGGGTCGAAGGACCATAACATCGCCCTGCGGAACCTCGCCATCGAGAAGGGTTGGAAGCTCAACGAGTATGGGCTGTTCGACAAAGGGGCCAAGAGGGTGGCCGGGAGGACTGAGGAGGAGGTGTACGCCAAGCTGGGACTCGGGTACATTCCTCCCGAGCTAAGGGAGAACCACGGGGAGATCGATGCCGCGCGGGAAGGAAAGCTCCCGGACCTGGTCAAATTGGACGACTTGAAGGGAGACGTCCAGATGCACACGACCTGGAGCGACGGGTCCGCCTCCCTGGAGGAGATGGCACTGGCCGGGAAGGAGCGGGGGTACGAGTACGTGGCGGTCACGGACCATTCAGTGTCGGTGAGGGTGGCCAATGGGCTCACAGAAGAGAGGTTCAGGAAGCAGTGGAATGAGATAGAGAGCCTGAACGATAAGCTGGCTCCCTTCAGGGTGCTCAGGGCGGTCGAAGTTGAGATCAAGAGTGACGGTTCGCTTGACTTCGACAGGAAGTTCCTGGACGAGTTCGACCTCGTGGGGGCTTCGCTTCACCAGAACTTCAGACAGGACGCGCAGAAGTTGACGGAGAGGGCGGTGAAGGCGCTGTCTCATCCGTCCGTCGACTTCCTCTGCCACCCAACCAACAGGCTGATCGGGCGGAGGGAGGGGAATCCCATCGACCTCGGGAAGGTCATCAAGACCGCGAAGGACAACGGAAAGTCCCTGGAGATCGACGGGAGCCCGAAGAGGCTGGACATGGATGAGGTGTGGGGGAGGAAGGCTATGGAGGAGGGAGTACCTATTGTAATTGACTCGGACGCCCATGGAGTTGGAGAGCTGGACAACGTGGGCTACGGGGTGACTGTGGCGAGGAGGGCCTGGGTTGGCGCGAAGTCCGTAATGAATGCGAAGAGTTTGAAAGGCCTTCTGAACTCCGTTTCGTGA